In a genomic window of Telopea speciosissima isolate NSW1024214 ecotype Mountain lineage chromosome 5, Tspe_v1, whole genome shotgun sequence:
- the LOC122662992 gene encoding protein NDR1-like: MSESMSCCKCCLGFIFSVGLSALFLWLSLRPSPPNFSIQNFYVPALNTTPTITGSGTTVAIDFIIDNSNKFKGIYYDDLNITLYYAPNLNCFPVGNGSMPGFYQGHKKKATKKTTLQEVKIPRAAAVKTVSSNGTVSFRVDLATKVRYKIVGRKTRRHKNKVQGDVSVDKQGKKIHKKSIKLKSAAHGGGGCNWHYFYRVMASLFILFISDSFGVR, encoded by the coding sequence ATGTCGGAGTCTATGAGCTGCTGCAAGTGTTGCCTGGGCTTCATTTTCTCAGTGGGACTCAGCGCTCTCTTCTTGTGGCTCAGCTTGCGTCCTTCCCCACCCAACTTCTCCATCCAAAATTTCTATGTCCCTGCCCTAAACACCACCCCCACCATCACCGGCAGCGGCACCACCGTAGCCATCGATTTCATAATCGACAACTCCAACAAGTTCAAGGGAATTTACTACGATGACCTCAACATCACTCTTTATTACGCCCCAAACCTGAACTGCTTCCCCGTTGGAAACGGTTCCATGCCTGGGTTCTATCAGGGACATAAGAAGAAGGCCACCAAGAAGACAACCCTTCAGGAGGTGAAGATTCCTAGGGCGGCGGCGGTGAAGACGGTTTCGTCGAACGGAACGGTGAGTTTCAGGGTGGATTTGGCGACGAAAGTGAGGTATAAGATCGTTGGCCGGAAGACCAGACGACACAAGAATAAGGTACAGGGTGATGTCAGTGTCGACAAACAGGGAAAGAAAATCCACAAGAAATCGATTAAGCTGAAATCCGCCGCGCACGGCGGCGGCGGCTGCAACTGGCACTACTTCTATAGGGTTATGGcttctctctttattttgtttatttcgGATTCTTTTGGTGTACGATAG